CCCGCTTTGGACGGGTCGACCTCGAAGAGGATGATCCGTGCCCCCTCCTGAGCGAACTGGATGCTTTCGTCCATCTTCTTCAGCATCCGTTGTTGATACCTTCCTCCCGCTTGCTCAACCGGGTCGTCCGAAGCGAGTGCCCGGACGATCTCGCCCTGTGCTTTTTGGCGGATCATTTCCTTTTTTGATTCCACCATCGCAAGCAGTTCTTCAGCGGCATCCTCGTCGTTGGCGGTGATGATAAAATTGGTGAGACTCTGGTTCGAAAAGTTCACACGCAATTCGATCTGGCTGATCAAGTCGGGTAGCTTTCTTAGATCTTCCAACTCCGGCGGTAGGTCGGCTTGTGCCATGCCCATGTTGATCAAGGGGCGAAGCGTCGCTGTGTTAATCATGACGAACAGGTCATCGCCCTTTGTGGCAGCAGCCACCTTAGCAGCTAAGGGTCCAACACCGTTCAGTCGAACCGGCTTCGTCAATTCTTGCATGGAATAGTCAGGCGTGAGCAAGAATGACTTCGCGTCAGGCTGAATAATACTGGGGGCCATGAACTCCTGACTCTTCCAATACTCCTTACCATTGACTTCACCCATCACGGTGTGGCGGGTTAATTCTTCCGATTGCAGATTTGCCGCTTCGGTGAAGCGGACCAAAGCAGTGTAGTTCGGAGGTCCGTTCGTTGGCGGTGATACCGAAATGACAATTTGGTCGGACTTCAGCGGGTCGAGGCCCGTCTCCTTGACCATCGCCGCCTGGATGACTTCGGTCGGCGCCATCTCCATCACTTGCGAGTTCAGAACCTGTCCCGGGCGTGCAACGATAACTACCGCGGCGTCGGATAGGACGTAGGATAGATCGAATTCCGAAGCAGGTGCTAAAGGCTTCTTGGCTAAGAGTGTGGTGTCTGAATTGGTACGAGACTTCACCGCGTCCTGAGCAATCACTGATGCGGCTGGACCGCCGATCATGACGGCCATCAGCAGAAGACAGATAACCTGGTGAAGAAAACGACCCGGGCGAGGCAACAGAGGATAAGAAGCACGCATGGTGGAACTCCTGCAGAGTTGAGAAGGGACGCCACAGCATGCGGCATTCCGCTTCTTCCAGCGTACCCCTGCTACCCTGACGGCGTCAATCTGCCGAGCTTCCTGCGAACGCCTAATTCGTCGATTTCGCGTTAGGCCTATTTCGCATTGGGATTGGGCGTAGGCATCTTCGCTTCGACAGATTGCTGCCAATTCTCAAGTTGCATGGCTAAGCGTTCCGCAACATCCGGATGTTGATCAGCGAGATTGTGTTTCTCGCCCAGGTCGTTCGCCAAATCGAAGAGTTCCCGTCTGCCATCTTCGAACCAGTGAATCAGCTTCCAATGACCCTCGCGAATTGCTGCCCCCGGCGCACCGCCTTGATTGCCGTAGTGGGGGTAGTGCCAAAAGGATGCTTCGCGTTCAAACTCATCACCTGTCAAAACAGGGCTGAAGTCAGAACCATCGATCTCACTGAGGTCCTCCGCTCCGGAGCCTGTCAGCGTCAGCAGTGCCGGGAAGTAGTCCGTACTTGTGACAACCGCTTGCGAGGTTTCTCCAGCGACTTCTGAACCGGGGACGCGGACGATCAACGGCACGCGAATTCCCCCTTCGTATAGCCAGCCTTTCCCAGCTCGCAGCGGCCGATTACTCGTGGGAGAACCTTCAGCCGTACTCAGCCCGCCATTGTCCGAAGTAAAAATGACGATGGTATTGTCTTCGAGGCCTTGGTCGTGCAAGCCCTGCAGGACTCTTCCGACAGCCAAGTCCATCGCCTCGACCATCCCCGCGTAGACGGCGTGGTCTTGGACTTCGCGATTCTGCCGCTCGCCTTCTGGGATAAAACGCTCCGTCGCAAGTTCGAGTTGAGTTCGTTTCTCCTCGTACTTCGCTTTCAAATCATCCCGAGCAATCAGCGGGGTGTGCACTGAGTAGAACGAAAGCATCGCAAAGAAAGGTTTCCCCTTGCAGTCTTTCATGAAATCAACCGTCTCTCGAGCGAGCCGATCGGGCAGATGCTCACCCGGAGGACCGTCTTCCAGACGTGGATTTCCGTAAGGAACAAAATACTTGCCCGGGCCGTAAGGGCCGCCCCGTTCCCAACCACCTTTATTGATTTGATACCCGTGATCTTCCGGCCAACTTCCTTTGGGCCCCAAGTGCCACTTGCCCGCGAAAAAGGTTTGGTAGCCGGCATTTTGAAAAAGTTCGGCAAGGGTTGTTTCACTCTCCGGCAGTCGCTCAACATAAGGTGCCGGCAAGAGGGGTTTATCTCGCGTCCAATGCTTGCTCATGCGGTTAGGTTGTGGTGCTCCGAACCAATCGGTTGTATCCATTCTCGCAGGATACATGCCCGTTTGGATCGCAGCACGCGTCGGCGAACAGACAGGGCACGCGGCGTAGGCGTCAGTGAATCGGACCCCTTCTGCGGCCAAGCCATCAAGGTGGGGCGTTTCGTAGAAGGTGCTGCCGTAGCAACTGAGGTCTGTCCAGCCGAGGTCATCGGCCACAATCAACAGGACATTCGGTCTCGACTCTTGGGCTATGCCTAGAGGTACTGCGAGGTAGAAAGCATTCGTGATGAGAAATGAAAGTAAGAATGTGCTTTGGACTGGTTGCATAGGCTTCACTGTCATCGTTGGTAAATCGGCAGGAGTTGGTAGCCTGTTGTGAGAGCTAGTATAGACATCGAAGTGGGATAGCAAGGACCAAAGTCGGCGGTTGTGTCGTGCTGCGAGAGCCAAGAACCGTCCCGCTGCTGCCCGCGAACAATCCCCATTGCGAGAGAAGGGTAATACTCCTTCCAGTAATGCCCTCCCATTTGAGCCATCGCCTGCGACGAATAATAGGCCGCGTAGGAAAAACGTTCCAAATCATCGTAACGTCGACTCGGGTGGGCGAGCAACCAATCGGCGGCGTCTTGGCAGAGCGGATCGTCCGCCGCACCGCCCAAAGCAAGCGTGAGCAAACCGCAGCCTGTCATGGGATGGTTCGCCATGTGTGTCCCCTCAGCGAAGTAAGAAAAGGCACCGCGCCTGCGGTTCCGATCTCCCAGTGGAACGTGGCATCGCCGCACGTAGGCGACCGCCTCTTCAGCGAATTCTTGCCTGACTTCGAAGCCAGCATTCAGAGCAGAGCGATAAAACATCAGATGCCAAGCCGTAACCGATAAGTCAGACTCGAAGTCAGCTCCCTCGGTACTGCGTCGAATGTATCGCCAGCCACCGACGTCCTGAGGACGTGGCTTTCTCTTGGTTTGTAACTGCCGTGTTCTAGCAATCGCACGCTCGATGGCTGACCGTAGTCGCTCGTCGCGACGCTCAGGGTTCATACCATAAGCTTCGCTGAGCATCACGCCAGCGATCGCGTGGTTATAGGTAGCTGTATGTGACGGTCGCCGTCGCACGTGAACTGCTTCGGGCCGTTTGTAGCTGAAGAGCCCATCTTCGAGCTGACAAGACAAGACGAACTCAACCGCTCGCTGCAGTTGCTTGCCATAAGGACCAGTACCTGGCTGATGTCCGCGCGACATGAATGCCAACAAAGCCAGCGCGGTGATTCCTGGCTGGCCCGCTGGCCGAGCAGAGTAGAACTCGCCCTGGTTGCCTTGCTTGGCAAGTAACCACTCAAGCCCGCGATCGACGGATGCGTCGAGCTGATTCCATTGGGCTTCAGTGAGGGCATTCGCGAGTGGTTCACGCGAAGGGCCTTGGGCACGAGCGAGCTGCAATGAACAACTTCCCAGAAATGGAAAAGTGAAAGCGAGAGCCAACCACTTTCTTGAGTTACCTCGCATTATCATCTCGCTTGCTTTGAGCTACGCCTTCTGACCCTCTTTTACCCAACTATCACGCAAGGTCGCCGTTCGATTGAATACGGGCTTGCCCGCTTTCGAATCAATCGGATCGGCATAGAAGTAACCGAGCCGCTCAAACTGAAATTGCTCTCCCGATTCCACTTTCCCAAGGGCAGGTTCGACTTTTGCCATCAATGTTTCTAGCGAATTCGGATTCAGGTTGTTGAGAAAAGTTCCGCCTTCAGGGGCCTTATCAGGGTTCTCGACACGGAACAAGTGATCATACAACCGCACCTCTGCTTCGACCGCTTGCTCGGCATCCACCCAGTGAATCGTCCCTTTCACCTTCTTGTCATTGTGTTTAGCCGTTGTGTCAGGATTGAATGAGCAGTGCAACTCCGTGACTTCTCCGGCTTCGTTTTTGACGATTTCCTCAAGCACTGCGATACCTGCACCACGCAGCCGCACCGCGCCGTCTGGCTTCAAGCGGAAAAACTTTTTGGGGGCATCTTCCTGGAAGTCGTCTTGTTCGATGTAGATCACGCGTCCTAATTTGACTTTTCTGGTACCGAGTTCTTGCTGCTGCGGATGGTTCGGCAGTTCGCACGTCTTCGCCACTTCGCCCTCAGCCACGTTGGTCAGCACAACTTTCAAGGGTCGCAGCACGCCCATTCTGCGCTGTGCATTCTCGTTAAGGTCCTCGCGGATCGCATCCTCTAGCCAGACCATATCGATCGTACTATTCACTTTCGTCACACCAACGCGTTCGCAGAACGACCGGATGGCTTGCGCGGTGTAACCGCGACGCCGCAGCCCTCGGAGCGTCGGCATGCGCGGATCGTCCCAACCGGCAACGTGCTTTTCCGTGACAAGTTGCAGGAGCTTCCGCTTACTCATCACGGTGTAAGTCAGGTTGAGACGCGCGAACTCGATCTGTCGCGGATGATGGATTTCCAGAGTCTCGCAAAACCAATCGTAGAGTGGACGATGGTTCTCGAACTCTAAGGTGCAGATGGAATGTGTAATCCCTTCAAGCGAATCGCTTTGCCCGTGCGTGAAGTCGTACGAAGGATAAATGGACCACTCATCTCCCGTCCGCTGGTGATGAGCATGTTTGATACGATACATGACTGGATCGCGGAGATTGATATTGGGCGAGGACATATCGATCTTCGCTCGCAGGGTCCGCTCGCCATCGGCGAACTCGCCGGCCTTCATCTTGGCGAACAGTTCGAGATTTTCTTCTACCGTACGATCGCGAAAAGGGCTTGGCTTGCCAGGCTCAGTGAGCGTCCCGCGATACTCACGCATTTGTTCCGCGTTAAGGTCGCAAACGTAGGCTTTCCCTGCTTCGATAAGCTGGACCGCCCAGTCATGGAGTTGCCCGAAGTAGTCGGACGCATAGAACAGCCGGTCTTCCCAATCCCCGCCCAGCCAACGCACGTCGTCGATGATCGCGTCGACGTATTCCTGCTCTTCCTTGGCAGGGTTGGTATCGTCGAATCGCAGATTGAACTTTCCGTCGTACTGACCGGCGATTCCGAAGTTCAGACAGATGCTCTTCGCGTGACCAATATGGAGGTAGCCATTGGGCTCGGGAGGAAACCGAGTATGCACCTGACCATCGTTCTTACCTTTCTCCAGATCAGCATCTATGATCTGTTCGATAAAGTTACGGGACTGCTTCTCAGGCTCTTTCTCTGACTCTGCTGCTTCCATGATGGCTCTGCTGGAGTTCCGAATCTGGTAGTTTGGGTGAGTTCAAGGCATTGTAGCTTTGACTACTGGTTCAGGCATCCCCATAAGCGATTGTCACCGCTACCGATTCAGCCACCAGAACGAAGCATTCAACAGCGTCGCGAAGCTCACCCAGAGCCAGTAGGGAACTAGCAACCAGGCCGCCAACTTCGCGTTCCGTTGGCTAAGCCGGCGAGCGGCGAGGATCGTTGCCCCGATCGCGAGCCAGAGGAATGTGATCTCGATCAACGCCAAGCCGGGGCGGTGAGCGCCGAAGAAAATCGCTGACCAAGCGACGTTGAGCACCATTTGCACAGCCCACAACTTCATCCCCAGTGACTTCGGACCCGCACGCCAGATTAACCAGCCGGCTACAGCGATCATCACATAGAGCGGTGTCCACACGACGGGAAAAACCCAGCCCGGCGGGTTGATGGCCGGTTTGTTGAGCGAGGCGAACCACTGGCCGGGTGGGTACAACTGCCCAACGCCAATCGCAGCCGCTGAGATTGCGAGAAATACGGCTAGTGCTGGCCAGTGTGTGCTTTTCTCTGTCGTCTCTTCTGTCATAAGTTGTCATCTTCTCGTTTCAACAAGTTGTCCAATCGCCTGCCTGAAATCGCCAGCCCTATTCCAATGATCAAGCTTCCGATTCCCGCAAGGGCCATGTCCTTCTGGGGATCCCAGAAGTCTCCTTGCTGTCCATTGTATCTCTCAGCAAATTCCGGTGCGGCAACGATCGCCAGCAACCACTCGAAAATCTCGTAAGCCGCACTCACCGCTAATACTGCCGTGAAAGCCAAGCTGATGGCGTGCAACCGTTTGAGACGCCAAAGCTTCACGCAAGCTTCGGCCAGCGGGTAAGTAAACAGGATTCCAAACGCCAAGTGAACGAACCGATCGTAGTGGTTGCGTTTCCATCCGAACGCTTCCGACGTGTCGGTTCCCAGAATCGCGTTGATCCAGTTGTCATAAGGCACATACGAATAGATCCACCGTGCGCCAACGATATGAAGCAAGAGAAAGGCAGTGATGCAAGCCATGGAAAGATTACTCAGCCACCTACGTTGAGAATTGGCGAGCAAGAATGCTATGCCGAAGACGGTAGGCACGTGTTGCAACCATTGTTGCCTTGGGTAGATCGGAGACATGAGACTTAGTGCCAGCGATGCGGCACAGAAAACGGCCAGTAACAATTGGTACTGCGAGCGAGAATTCGTTTCCGACGTGGTAGTCAATTTTGCTCTCTCCCCAATAGCGAGTCTCGCGGCGAAGAAGAACCTACTTCTGGCAGCGAAACCACTAGATTTCAAGCGTTTCACTCGTGCTCGCTCTACATCATTTCGAACCCTCGTGCGGCATGCGTCGTACACCATGATGCATCTGGGCATCATCAGGTTGCCCTCTGGCAACGCTACGCCACGCGACGTGGAAGGTCGTCAACGCGTTGCCTTCTCAGGTTCCGGTCGTGACGTGCGCGGCGGCAAAGTTTTCCAAGCTTGCCACGCTTCAACGATCCGCAATCCTCATGTTTCTGAACTAAGTTTCAGATGTTGCCCAAGCTATTGCAAGGCTTGCGGAAGTTTGTGCAACCAAGCCGCTGAATTACACAAACTTCGTAGTTCTCCCCACTACGGCAGATTAGCGGCAAGCTTTTCTGATTGTTCTTGTTTACATTGAATTGCCAGTTGGGCAAACAGCGTCGTCGCGAGGGAACGCCGTCTGTCACCCAGCTTAGGCAGAGAGAGGGGAACGGGCGGATGCCCAAGAGCAAAACGGACACGAATCGGCTGAATAGCCAAATCGAGTCGCTTGAAGAGCGGCTGGCGATGACGGCTAACCCGCTGACGGGTTTCTTGGGTGGTGGCATTGAGCACCATTCGTTTGATGAGCCCCCAGTGCTCAACCAACATGTTGAGCAACAAATACAACAGCAGGTAGAGCGGACCGCCGACTTTTGGCGTGACCCAACCGAGCAAGTCGATCTCGACTCGTACTTCCAAGAGATCGATCAGCATCTCAACAGCGCCCACAATACCACCGGGCTGAACGACGTCCGCGAAGACTACGGCTTTCGTGGAAACGGACAGACGGTAGTTGTCATCGACAGCGGTATCGCCTACGACCACTATGCCCTTGGTGGTGGTTTCGGAAGCGATTACCGCGTGGTTGGTGGATACGACTTCACCGGCTGGGGCGATGACGATCCCTACGACAGCGGTCCTTCAGGTTCCCACGGCACCCATGTTGCAGGCATCATTGGCAGTACGGACAGCACGCACGAAGGCGTCGCCCCTGGTGCTGATCTTGTCGGTTTGCGGGTGTTCGACGACGATGGCAACGGCTACTTCCACTGGGTTGAAAGTGCCTTGCAGTGGGTCCACCAGAACAAAGATGCGTTCGAAAACCCAATTACCGCCGTGAATCTTTCGCTGGGGGTTTCGAACTGGAACTCCAGCGCGATCCCCGGTTGGGCAAACCTTGAGAACGAGTTCGCTCAGCTCGAAGCAGACGGCATCTTCATCGCGGTTTCGGCTGGTAATAGCTACCAGAGCTTTAACGCGCCCGGCCTCAGCTACCCAGCGGCTAGCCCCTACGTCATTCCCGTGATGTCGGTCGATGACAGCGGTAATCTCAGCTACTACAGCCAGCGACACGATCGGGCAATTGCTGCTCCAGGACGTTCGATTTATAGCACCGTTCCTGACTACAACGGTAACAACAACGGCGTCACTGACGACTTCCGCGCGAAGAGCGGCACGAGCATGGCCTCGCCTTACGTTGCCGGTGCCAGTATCTTGGTTCGCGAAGCGATGGAGTTCGTTGGCCAAACGGGAATCACGCAAGACACGATCTTCGATCACATGATCGCGACAGCGGATTCGTTCTTCGACTCCGCTTCGAATTCTTCCTACAGTCGTTTGAACATCCAGGCAGCCATCGATGCTTTGATGCCCACCGACGATTATGGCGACAGCGCCGGCGCTGCCCATAGCCTGGGAACCATCACCGATACGGCCTCGGTCAGCGGTGTGATCTCGAAAATCGCCGACGCGGATTACTTCAGCTTCACCGCGGGTTCGACCGGCACGGTCAGCTTTACCGCGACCAATATGACTCACGAGCTGGCCGCCCAGTGGACCGCGGTAGGAGGTACCGTTTCCGGTGCGAATGGCGAAACCATTACGCTTGATGTAGTCGCTGGCCAAACTTACACCGTCGGCCTGGGAACTTCCGACGGGCTCGGTTACTTCGACATCGACGTGACCGCGGAGTCCAGCTTCTCGTTTGTTGATTGGGGAGCGTTCCTCTCTGGAGCAGTGAACGATGTCGTCGTTGCTGGCGAAGGCTGGTATCGAGTTGAAGCTTCTCAGAATGGATACATGACGGTACAGGCTGCGTTCGACGCCGCCGGGGGAGACATCAATCTTGAGCTTTACAATGAGAACCTGGAACTGATCGACGCTGGGGCCACCCGCGTCGACGTTTTGGCAAGCTCAGGCGAAGCCTTCTACGTCCACGCCGTGGGAACCAACGCCGACGTTGATTTCCAGATGACCAATCTGGTGAATCTCTCCGGCGGAGTCGTTACCGTCACCGGCACTAGCGGCGATGATAACTTTAGCTTCACGGCGGGCAGTACTTACAACGTTTCCGTCAACGATGTCGCCTACGACTTCAGCCTAGGCGAAGTCAGCACCGTCAACTTCGATGGCGGAAGTGGCACGGACGTCTTCGTCGCCTACGGATCAACCGGTGACGAGACCGGCGAGCTTCGCGAGGATTCCGCTTCCCTAACCGGAGCGAACTACACGGTCACCGCTACCAGCGTCGAACAGAACACCCTTCATGGAGGAGGAGGATCAGACACGGTAGCTGTCTACGACACCGCAGGGGACGACATCTACCGCACGTACGTTGATCGTGTTGAAATGTCACTGAGCACCGGCAACGTTCTAGCAGCTCACGGATTCGCAGTGACCCACGGTTACGCGAGCACTGGGCAGGACGAAGCCTTTAGCTACGACTCCGCAGGCGACGACCTCTATCGCACCTACGCTGATCGCACCGTCATGAGTGGGTCGGGCTTCAGCAACGAGACTCACGACTTTGATAAAACGTATGCCTACGCTTCGACTGGGCACGATCAGGTCACCACCTACGACTCCGCGGGAGACGATCTTTATCGCACATGGCACGATCGCGTGATCATGAGCGGCGACGGTTACTACAACTACGCCGGCGGATTTGACCAAACAACCGCCCAAGCCTCAACCGGTTACGATCTCGTCTACTCCTATGATTCCGATGGAGACGACCTGTACCGTGCATGGGCGGATCGAGTTGTTCTATCAGGCGACGGGTTTTCCAACTACGCTGCTGGTTTCGATAGAAGTTACGTCTACGGATCAACTGGCAACGACGTCTCCTACTCGTATGATTCCGATGGCGACGATGTCCTGCGAACGTGGGCTGATCGTTCGGTCCTCTCAGGTGACGGATTCTACAACTACGTACAGAACTTCGATCGCACCTACACCTACGGCACCAATGGCGACGACCGGGCCTACCTCTACGACTCGGCGGGTGACGATCTTTATCGTGGCTGGGCGGACCGCGCAGTGATCTCAGGCGATCACTTCTACAACTACGTGCAAGACTTCGATCGCACGTATGCGTATGCATCAACCGGCAACGACATTGCTACGGTCTACGATTCTGCGGGAGACGATCTCTTCCGTGCTTGGAGCGACCGCACTGTCATGAGCGGCGACGGATTCTACAACTACGCCCAAGGCTTTGATCAATCCACAGGCAATGCCAGCACTGGCAACGACACGGCTACGTTCTACGATTCGATAGCCGACGATAGCCTGCTGGTCCGTGACTGGGGAACTCGGCTCTCTGGAACCGGATTCAGCAATACCGCTGCCGGATTCGATAACGTATCAGCACATGCCGTGAATGGTGGAGACAACGACTCGGACATTGAAGCCGTTGACTATATCTTCAGCAGTGTCGGCGCCTGGTAAGACTAGGCTGCAACCGCTGTCGGATTCGCGTACTCGCCAAGCACACATTCACTCGCATCTTCCGCAATCTGTTCTGCGGTGATGTAATAGGCTTCTTCAAGGGCAAAGCTTGAAGGGGCGGGGGCGTCGGCAAGCGTCGTGCGTCGCACTGGGGCTCGCAAGGAACTGAAAGCTTCGTCTGCGACCGTGGCAGCAACCTCCGCCGCGAAGCCGCACGTCTTCCACGCTTCATCGACGACCAAGAGCCGACCTGTCTTCTTCACGGAGGCGACTACGGTTTCACGATCCCACGGCTTCAGTGACCGCAGATCGATGACTTCTGCATCGATCCCCTTCACAGCCAATTGCTCAGCTGCTTCCACGCTCTTGGGAACCATGCTCGAAAGGGCGACGATCGTAAGGTCCGTGCCCTCACGACGAACTGCCGCCTTCCCAATCTCGACTTCGTAAAGCTCCTTAGGGACTTCTTCTTCCAAGTCGTATAGCGAGCGATCATCGATATACATGACGGGGCTGTCGTCTCGATTCGCAGCAACCAGCAAGCCTTTGGCGTCATAAGCCGTCGAAGGCATCACGACTTTCAAGCCCGGAATATGAGCAAACATCGCCTGCAAAGCTTGCGAGTGCTGAGCCCCCTGCTCGCCGCGACGGTTAATCACTGCGCGGATCACCAGCGGAGCTGAACCCTTCCCCTCAAACACGTAGGACCAGTTGGCCGCCTGATTCACAATCGGATCAACGGCCAGCAACATGAAATCCATCCGAGGATGGAATACAATGGGACGCATCCCCGCGATCGCCGCACCGATGGCCGCCCCCGTTGTGGCGTTCTCACTTACCGGAGAATCGATTACGCGTTCGCAACCGAACTCTTTATCCAAGTCCTTCATGCTCGCACCCGCGTACCAAGGACTCCAAAGCCCCTGGCCCAAGATAAACACCCGCGGATCGCTCGCCAGAAGTTGACGATGGGCTTCGCAAATGGCTCCGGCGTAATTGAGTTTTCGCATCTCGAATCCGTTCTAACTTGTTGTGTGCCACTGCTGACTTGTCCAGCAGTGCCACCCGAATAGTCAAAGTTTGCTAGGCAGCTTCCGAATAGACGTGTCGTAAAACTTCGGATCCCATCGGTTCAGGGGAGTTTCTCGCGTATTCCAACGCTGCCGCTACTTCTTCTTCAACCTCCTGCCTGAGGTCTGCTAGCGCTGGCTCGGTAACACCTTGCTCTACGAGTTCCTGTCGGCAACGGAGCAGCGGATCGCGTTTGATCCAATCCTTGAGTTCGTCCTTACGCTTCACACCGACGTCATAGTCCCACGCCGGTCCAACATGGCCTCGCCAGCGGAACGTGCGGCACTCAAGCAGCGTCGGCCCTGCGCCGGCACGAGCACGGGCCGTGGCTCGCTTGCTTGCTTCGAAGACAGCCGTCACATCGTTGCCATCGACACTCTCTCCAACAATGCCGTGAGCTTCGGCACTCTTGAGGATGTTGTCCTCACGGCGGCGCTGGTGAATTCCCATGTGACTGGAGTACAGATTATTCTCGCAAACGAAGAGTACTGGCAAGTTGTTAACGCCGGCCAGATTGAGTGACTCGTGAAAGTGCCCCTCTTCGGTGGCACCGTCACCGAAGAAGCTCACCGCCACACGGTCCTCACCACGCAACTTCGCCGCGAGCGCCGCCCCTACGGCAATGGGAATCGTCGCAGCAACGATTGGTACCGTGCCCATCACGCCAACGCTCGTATCAATCACATGCATCGAACCACCTCGGCCGCCGCAACAACCCGTGCTGCGGCAAAAGATTTCCGCCATAAGGGCCTGCATGTCGCCGCCCTTCGCCAGGTAATGACCATGCGAGCGATGTGCTCCGAAAATTTGGTCGTCGGTGGTCAGCGCTTCGCAAACCCCTACCGGCGGAGCTTCCTGACCAATGCAAAAGTGACAAGGTGTACGGATCTCGCCGGCTTCGACAACATCGGCTACGGCTTCTTCGAATAGTCGAATCCTGAGCATCGAGCGATAGAATCGCAGGAGATCCGTCTGCTCATTTACATTATTGAGTGTCTTCATCGCGGGCCTACTTTCTTGCATCGATAGCATGGATTCAATCAGGCTGCTCTTGCTCGGTCAGCATCACGGGCGGTTTCGATTAATTGCTGGTAGCTTGCTTCGGAAAGCTGCCAGTCGGCAGCTCCCAGATTCTCGACGACTTGCTGCGGACGCTTCGCACCAAACAGCACACTGCCGACACCATCGGTGTCGAGCAGCCAACGCATCGCCGTCTGTGCCGGGCTCTTCCCGACGCGAG
The genomic region above belongs to Lacipirellulaceae bacterium and contains:
- a CDS encoding S8 family serine peptidase, whose protein sequence is MPKSKTDTNRLNSQIESLEERLAMTANPLTGFLGGGIEHHSFDEPPVLNQHVEQQIQQQVERTADFWRDPTEQVDLDSYFQEIDQHLNSAHNTTGLNDVREDYGFRGNGQTVVVIDSGIAYDHYALGGGFGSDYRVVGGYDFTGWGDDDPYDSGPSGSHGTHVAGIIGSTDSTHEGVAPGADLVGLRVFDDDGNGYFHWVESALQWVHQNKDAFENPITAVNLSLGVSNWNSSAIPGWANLENEFAQLEADGIFIAVSAGNSYQSFNAPGLSYPAASPYVIPVMSVDDSGNLSYYSQRHDRAIAAPGRSIYSTVPDYNGNNNGVTDDFRAKSGTSMASPYVAGASILVREAMEFVGQTGITQDTIFDHMIATADSFFDSASNSSYSRLNIQAAIDALMPTDDYGDSAGAAHSLGTITDTASVSGVISKIADADYFSFTAGSTGTVSFTATNMTHELAAQWTAVGGTVSGANGETITLDVVAGQTYTVGLGTSDGLGYFDIDVTAESSFSFVDWGAFLSGAVNDVVVAGEGWYRVEASQNGYMTVQAAFDAAGGDINLELYNENLELIDAGATRVDVLASSGEAFYVHAVGTNADVDFQMTNLVNLSGGVVTVTGTSGDDNFSFTAGSTYNVSVNDVAYDFSLGEVSTVNFDGGSGTDVFVAYGSTGDETGELREDSASLTGANYTVTATSVEQNTLHGGGGSDTVAVYDTAGDDIYRTYVDRVEMSLSTGNVLAAHGFAVTHGYASTGQDEAFSYDSAGDDLYRTYADRTVMSGSGFSNETHDFDKTYAYASTGHDQVTTYDSAGDDLYRTWHDRVIMSGDGYYNYAGGFDQTTAQASTGYDLVYSYDSDGDDLYRAWADRVVLSGDGFSNYAAGFDRSYVYGSTGNDVSYSYDSDGDDVLRTWADRSVLSGDGFYNYVQNFDRTYTYGTNGDDRAYLYDSAGDDLYRGWADRAVISGDHFYNYVQDFDRTYAYASTGNDIATVYDSAGDDLFRAWSDRTVMSGDGFYNYAQGFDQSTGNASTGNDTATFYDSIADDSLLVRDWGTRLSGTGFSNTAAGFDNVSAHAVNGGDNDSDIEAVDYIFSSVGAW
- a CDS encoding transketolase C-terminal domain-containing protein encodes the protein MRKLNYAGAICEAHRQLLASDPRVFILGQGLWSPWYAGASMKDLDKEFGCERVIDSPVSENATTGAAIGAAIAGMRPIVFHPRMDFMLLAVDPIVNQAANWSYVFEGKGSAPLVIRAVINRRGEQGAQHSQALQAMFAHIPGLKVVMPSTAYDAKGLLVAANRDDSPVMYIDDRSLYDLEEEVPKELYEVEIGKAAVRREGTDLTIVALSSMVPKSVEAAEQLAVKGIDAEVIDLRSLKPWDRETVVASVKKTGRLLVVDEAWKTCGFAAEVAATVADEAFSSLRAPVRRTTLADAPAPSSFALEEAYYITAEQIAEDASECVLGEYANPTAVAA
- a CDS encoding thiamine pyrophosphate-dependent dehydrogenase E1 component subunit alpha, with protein sequence MKTLNNVNEQTDLLRFYRSMLRIRLFEEAVADVVEAGEIRTPCHFCIGQEAPPVGVCEALTTDDQIFGAHRSHGHYLAKGGDMQALMAEIFCRSTGCCGGRGGSMHVIDTSVGVMGTVPIVAATIPIAVGAALAAKLRGEDRVAVSFFGDGATEEGHFHESLNLAGVNNLPVLFVCENNLYSSHMGIHQRRREDNILKSAEAHGIVGESVDGNDVTAVFEASKRATARARAGAGPTLLECRTFRWRGHVGPAWDYDVGVKRKDELKDWIKRDPLLRCRQELVEQGVTEPALADLRQEVEEEVAAALEYARNSPEPMGSEVLRHVYSEAA